A genomic stretch from Thermomonospora umbrina includes:
- a CDS encoding DUF6801 domain-containing protein, with protein MVVAAAVTTLAVTVSGAPSAGALPPEDVPEIGVDTGRFKLPIGCKITLRGFPVFYLPTDVDVQGVAPVQLGPGQEFWLTQGSGSITFPAWLTALAPILGITKADAKITDLSIGASGSTPESINIAKEKPFEIKDIPIEAAKPLKVGLPLSGQPPFEVGPFKAPGAGATTLKFDRAIAEVALKSTLGFALNIKADCTASQGNALLKLGIGGPAGQPPIKIQGAPLNFPEPATNALAGIIHAPYSCTLDGERHEVGVAVGADHIPLTVKRNGSFSFERASGALTIPAATVNRLLDKGYRTAAGKVTTLNLNVEGGVPNVQNVAAGGIDIPETPLVRDQKIVVSLPANGLLTAGPFKPAAGAGSVAVSLGEAAATFTFNGSTQTTATCGTPSPTVYLVENPVT; from the coding sequence ATGGTGGTGGCCGCGGCGGTCACCACGCTGGCCGTGACCGTGTCGGGCGCGCCCTCGGCGGGCGCGCTGCCCCCCGAGGACGTCCCCGAGATCGGTGTGGACACCGGCCGGTTCAAGCTCCCCATCGGCTGCAAGATCACCCTGCGCGGATTCCCGGTGTTCTATCTGCCCACCGACGTCGACGTCCAGGGCGTCGCCCCGGTCCAACTCGGGCCCGGCCAGGAGTTCTGGCTGACCCAGGGGTCCGGCAGCATCACCTTCCCGGCGTGGCTGACCGCGTTGGCCCCGATCCTGGGCATCACCAAGGCCGACGCCAAGATCACCGACCTGAGCATCGGCGCGTCCGGCTCCACCCCCGAGTCCATCAACATCGCCAAGGAGAAGCCCTTCGAGATCAAGGACATCCCGATCGAGGCGGCCAAGCCCCTCAAGGTCGGCCTCCCGCTGTCCGGGCAGCCCCCGTTCGAGGTCGGCCCGTTCAAAGCCCCCGGCGCCGGCGCCACCACCCTCAAGTTCGACCGCGCCATCGCCGAGGTCGCCCTCAAGTCCACCCTGGGCTTCGCCCTGAACATCAAGGCCGACTGCACCGCCTCCCAGGGCAACGCCCTGCTCAAGCTGGGCATCGGCGGTCCCGCAGGTCAGCCCCCCATCAAGATCCAGGGCGCTCCGCTCAACTTCCCCGAGCCGGCCACCAACGCCCTGGCGGGAATCATCCACGCCCCGTACTCCTGCACGCTCGACGGTGAGCGCCACGAGGTCGGCGTGGCCGTGGGGGCCGATCACATCCCGCTGACCGTCAAGCGCAACGGCTCGTTCTCGTTCGAGCGCGCGTCGGGAGCCCTCACCATCCCCGCGGCGACCGTCAACCGGCTCCTCGACAAGGGCTACCGGACCGCCGCCGGCAAGGTCACCACCCTGAACCTCAACGTCGAGGGCGGCGTCCCCAACGTCCAGAACGTGGCGGCGGGCGGAATCGACATCCCCGAGACCCCGCTGGTGCGCGACCAGAAGATCGTCGTCTCCCTGCCGGCGAACGGCCTGCTCACCGCCGGTCCGTTCAAGCCCGCCGCGGGCGCCGGGTCGGTGGCGGTGTCCCTCGGCGAGGCCGCCGCGACCTTCACCTTCAACGGATCCACCCAGACCACGGCGACCTGCGGGACCCCGTCCCCCACCGTCTACCTGGTCGAGAACCCGGTCACCTGA
- the ntrB gene encoding nitrate ABC transporter permease: MTAGTEASPGPPSSEIAPAGVSAPAGRGRGRAVTAWAARTGRATGWGLLGGAVFVAAWSLAAGTSPDVPTPAESLEAAKTLLSDPFYDAGPNDKGIGRHLVISLGRVFTGFGLAALVGIPLGLLLGTSRAAWQAVNPIVQLLRPVSPLAWFPIWLAILKSAPDAAVIVIFITALWPTLINTAAGAADIPRDQRNVARVFRFGRVAYVRHVLLPNAFPSAVTGLRLSMGIAWMVIVAVEMLSGGSGVGAFVWESYNTGNLPNVVAAIGVIGVVGLVLDTLLMRLAGRAAIQEIQA; encoded by the coding sequence ATGACCGCCGGAACGGAGGCATCCCCGGGCCCGCCGTCCTCCGAGATCGCCCCCGCCGGCGTGTCCGCCCCCGCCGGACGCGGCCGAGGGCGCGCCGTCACGGCCTGGGCGGCCCGCACCGGCCGCGCCACCGGTTGGGGCCTGCTCGGTGGCGCGGTCTTCGTGGCCGCCTGGTCGCTGGCGGCCGGTACGTCCCCGGACGTGCCGACACCCGCCGAAAGCCTCGAGGCCGCCAAGACCCTGCTGTCCGACCCGTTCTACGACGCCGGGCCCAACGACAAGGGCATCGGCCGCCACCTGGTCATCTCGCTGGGCCGGGTGTTCACCGGCTTCGGGCTGGCGGCGCTGGTCGGCATCCCGCTGGGCCTGCTGCTGGGCACCAGCCGGGCGGCCTGGCAGGCGGTCAACCCGATCGTCCAACTGCTGCGGCCGGTGTCGCCGCTGGCCTGGTTCCCGATCTGGCTGGCGATCCTCAAGAGCGCCCCGGACGCCGCCGTGATCGTCATCTTCATCACCGCGCTGTGGCCCACGCTCATCAACACCGCCGCCGGGGCCGCCGACATCCCCCGCGACCAGCGCAACGTGGCCCGGGTGTTCCGGTTCGGGCGGGTGGCGTACGTCCGGCACGTGCTGCTCCCGAACGCGTTCCCGTCCGCCGTCACCGGTCTGCGGCTGTCGATGGGCATCGCCTGGATGGTCATCGTGGCCGTGGAGATGCTGTCGGGCGGCTCGGGGGTCGGGGCGTTCGTCTGGGAGTCCTACAACACCGGCAACCTCCCGAACGTCGTCGCCGCCATCGGCGTGATCGGCGTCGTCGGTCTGGTCCTCGACACCCTTCTCATGCGGCTGGCCGGCCGCGCGGCGATCCAGGAGATCCAGGCATGA
- a CDS encoding L-threonylcarbamoyladenylate synthase: MAKYFDVHPDNPQPRALRQTVDLLRSDGLIVYPTDSCFALGCRLGNKEGIDRIREIRQLEDGHHFTLVCKDFAQLGRFVQIGNALFRSIKAATPGGYTFILPATKEVPRRLLHPKKKTVGARIPDHVVAQALLTELGEPLLSSTLLLPGDEEAMTQGWEIKERLDHVVDAVVDSGECGAVPTTVIDFSQGEAEIVRRGAGDPSLFE; encoded by the coding sequence ATGGCGAAGTACTTCGATGTGCATCCGGACAACCCGCAGCCCCGGGCGTTGCGTCAGACGGTGGACCTCCTGCGCTCGGACGGGCTGATCGTGTATCCGACGGACTCGTGCTTCGCGCTCGGGTGCCGGCTCGGCAACAAGGAGGGCATCGACCGGATCAGGGAGATCCGCCAACTGGAGGACGGCCACCACTTCACCCTGGTGTGCAAGGACTTCGCGCAGCTCGGCCGGTTCGTCCAGATCGGCAACGCGCTGTTCCGCTCGATCAAGGCGGCGACCCCCGGCGGCTACACGTTCATCCTGCCGGCGACGAAGGAGGTGCCCCGTCGACTGCTGCACCCGAAGAAGAAGACGGTCGGCGCCCGGATCCCGGACCATGTCGTCGCCCAGGCGCTGTTGACCGAGCTGGGCGAGCCCCTCCTGTCGAGCACCCTGCTGCTGCCGGGCGACGAGGAGGCGATGACGCAGGGGTGGGAGATCAAGGAGAGGCTCGACCACGTGGTGGACGCCGTGGTCGACTCGGGCGAGTGCGGTGCCGTGCCGACGACGGTCATCGACTTCTCCCAGGGCGAGGCCGAGATCGTCCGCAGGGGTGCCGGGGACCCCTCACTCTTCGAGTAG
- a CDS encoding endonuclease/exonuclease/phosphatase family protein — MEVRRILVPVILAVLAVGGLTVPAAAAPPVIRPQPRVVTAMTFNIHHGEGTDRRLDLERVARVIEGRTPDVVGLQEVDRHWSQRSDFVDQAAWLARRLGMNAVYGANLDLDPAEPGGPRRQYGTAILTRRPILDWDNTLLPRFEGHEQRGLLRARIRVRGVPLTIYNTHLQHNNAAERLAQAEAIERLIGRPNESFVLLGDLNATPEAPEIRALTDDMADTWVEGGVGDGHTYDSESPTVRIDYVLASRDTVTRTAAVVTGDPTASDHLPVTAEILLPGPYLKRR; from the coding sequence ATGGAAGTCCGCCGTATTCTGGTGCCCGTCATTCTCGCCGTCCTGGCCGTAGGAGGGCTGACCGTGCCCGCAGCGGCGGCGCCGCCGGTGATACGCCCGCAGCCGCGGGTGGTCACCGCCATGACGTTCAACATCCACCATGGCGAGGGCACGGACCGCAGACTGGACCTGGAGCGCGTCGCCCGGGTGATCGAGGGCCGGACCCCGGACGTGGTGGGGCTGCAGGAGGTCGACCGGCACTGGTCGCAGCGCAGCGACTTCGTCGACCAGGCGGCCTGGCTGGCGCGCCGCCTCGGCATGAACGCGGTGTACGGCGCCAACCTCGACCTGGACCCGGCGGAGCCCGGCGGCCCGCGTCGCCAGTACGGCACCGCGATCCTGACCCGGCGGCCGATCCTCGACTGGGACAACACGCTGCTCCCCCGGTTCGAGGGCCACGAGCAGCGCGGTCTGCTCCGGGCGCGGATCCGCGTACGGGGCGTTCCGCTGACGATCTACAACACCCACCTGCAGCACAACAACGCCGCCGAGCGGCTCGCGCAGGCCGAGGCGATCGAGCGACTCATCGGACGGCCGAACGAGTCGTTCGTGCTCCTCGGCGACCTGAACGCGACCCCGGAGGCACCGGAGATCCGCGCCCTCACCGATGACATGGCCGACACGTGGGTCGAGGGCGGTGTCGGTGACGGGCACACCTACGACAGCGAGTCCCCCACGGTCCGCATCGACTACGTGCTGGCCTCCCGGGACACCGTGACCCGTACGGCCGCCGTCGTCACCGGCGACCCCACCGCCTCGGACCACCTCCCCGTCACGGCGGAGATCCTCCTCCCCGGCCCCTACCTCAAGCGCCGCTGA
- a CDS encoding alpha/beta hydrolase family protein, producing MSRDTRGGRVPVMRGALAIGLVACAGSALLAPAVSAAPRAQAPVPTASPADVPRLPEPTGPHPVGTTALHLKDSSRPDQWVPTAKARELMVSLWYPTKARRGPRSQYMTPKESELFLKGTRVTGIPYDALSTTVTHAIKDAEPAGPKGRLPLVVLSPGFTMPRVTLTALAEELASRGYVVAGIDHTYENHATTFPDGRIATCVACDHDEERDFGPRTSVGRAADVSFVLDELTGSRPEWRGSALIDASRIAMVGKSIGGAAAMATMIKDPRVRAGINMDGTMYAPIPQNGMSRPFMYLGAPDHHGPGGGDRSWDRDWPSMTGWKRWLTVTGSRHQTFTDLPVLAEHFGHDLGQDLTAARSVEITRAYVRAFVDLHLRHRRQPLLNGPSARFPEVRHCTPETKTCA from the coding sequence ATGAGTCGCGACACCAGAGGTGGACGCGTCCCCGTCATGCGCGGGGCTCTGGCGATCGGGCTGGTCGCCTGCGCCGGGTCCGCCCTGCTCGCGCCCGCCGTGTCCGCCGCCCCCCGCGCGCAGGCACCCGTGCCGACCGCCTCCCCGGCGGACGTGCCGCGCCTGCCCGAGCCGACCGGCCCCCATCCGGTCGGCACCACGGCGCTCCACCTGAAGGACTCCTCCCGCCCGGACCAGTGGGTCCCCACGGCCAAGGCCAGGGAGCTGATGGTCTCCCTCTGGTATCCGACGAAGGCGCGGCGGGGACCGAGGTCGCAGTACATGACGCCCAAGGAGTCGGAGCTCTTCCTGAAGGGCACACGGGTCACCGGCATTCCGTACGACGCGTTGAGCACGACGGTGACCCACGCCATCAAGGACGCCGAGCCCGCAGGCCCCAAGGGACGCCTGCCTCTGGTGGTGCTCTCCCCCGGCTTCACGATGCCCCGCGTCACCCTCACGGCCCTGGCCGAGGAGTTGGCGAGCCGGGGATATGTGGTGGCCGGCATCGACCACACCTACGAGAACCACGCCACGACCTTCCCCGACGGCCGGATCGCCACGTGCGTCGCCTGCGACCACGACGAGGAGAGGGACTTCGGGCCCAGAACGTCCGTGGGACGGGCGGCCGACGTCTCCTTCGTGCTCGACGAGCTGACCGGGTCCCGTCCCGAGTGGAGGGGCTCCGCGCTGATCGACGCGTCCCGGATCGCGATGGTGGGGAAGTCGATCGGAGGCGCCGCGGCCATGGCCACCATGATCAAGGACCCCCGAGTCCGCGCCGGGATCAACATGGACGGCACCATGTACGCCCCCATCCCGCAGAACGGGATGTCCCGGCCGTTCATGTACCTGGGCGCCCCGGACCACCACGGCCCCGGTGGCGGCGACAGGTCGTGGGACCGTGACTGGCCGTCCATGACCGGCTGGAAGCGCTGGCTCACGGTGACCGGTTCGCGGCACCAGACCTTCACCGACCTGCCCGTCCTCGCGGAGCACTTCGGCCACGACCTCGGCCAGGACCTGACCGCGGCGCGCTCGGTGGAGATCACGCGCGCGTACGTCCGCGCCTTCGTCGACCTGCACCTGCGCCACCGGCGACAGCCCCTCCTGAACGGCCCGTCCGCACGCTTCCCCGAGGTGAGGCACTGCACCCCGGAGACCAAGACCTGCGCCTAG
- a CDS encoding tetratricopeptide repeat protein has translation MAIDEHGQALGPASPAAVRHYDNAIHELLHFRAEVVDETRLALAEDPGFALGHVLSAYLGLLTTEPGDARAARESFTPFRASLDPSRLPPRVRAHVEAVEHLLNGDFTTCGDRLARITEEHPRDALALIVGHQIDFFTGDARSLRDRIGGALSAWNEDDRHFGNVLGMYAFGLEEAGHYDRSEDVGARAVELDPKDVWGIHAVVHTYEMQGRFRRGIRYLDDRLDDWSTGTFFNVHTWWHYALYALEAGDTARALDIYDTVLHGPDSTDTALEMLDAAALLWRLLLDGDDQTERWRALADAWAPKTDEAFYAFNDMHAVMSFAGSGRLAEADRLIADRETYVAADRPGVTNHAMTARIGLPVCRALVAFVRGEHDAVVDLLYPIRHRVHEFGGSHAQRDVVQRTLVESALRSARTDLARVLVSERLNLRPTSPFNWLKHAEAADALGDRAAAASARSRATALRGREVDR, from the coding sequence ATGGCGATCGACGAACACGGCCAGGCGCTCGGACCCGCGAGCCCCGCGGCCGTCCGGCACTACGACAACGCGATCCACGAACTCCTGCACTTTCGTGCCGAGGTCGTGGACGAGACCCGCCTCGCCCTCGCCGAGGACCCGGGCTTCGCGCTCGGCCACGTCCTGTCGGCGTACCTGGGCCTCCTCACCACCGAGCCCGGCGACGCCCGTGCGGCGCGCGAGTCCTTCACGCCGTTCCGCGCGAGCCTCGACCCCTCCCGCCTGCCACCCCGCGTACGGGCCCACGTGGAGGCGGTCGAGCACCTGCTGAACGGCGACTTCACCACCTGCGGAGACCGGCTGGCGCGCATCACCGAGGAGCACCCGCGCGACGCCCTCGCCCTGATCGTGGGCCACCAGATCGACTTCTTCACCGGAGACGCCCGTTCCCTCCGCGACCGCATCGGCGGCGCGCTGTCGGCCTGGAACGAGGACGACCGGCACTTCGGCAACGTCCTGGGGATGTACGCGTTCGGCCTGGAAGAGGCGGGCCACTACGACCGGTCCGAGGACGTCGGGGCCCGCGCGGTCGAACTCGACCCCAAGGACGTGTGGGGCATTCACGCGGTCGTGCACACCTACGAGATGCAGGGACGCTTCCGGCGCGGCATCCGCTACCTCGACGACCGGCTGGACGACTGGTCGACCGGCACGTTCTTCAACGTCCACACCTGGTGGCACTACGCCCTGTACGCGCTGGAGGCCGGGGACACCGCCCGCGCCCTCGACATCTACGACACCGTGCTGCACGGCCCGGACAGCACCGACACCGCGCTGGAGATGCTCGACGCGGCGGCCCTCCTCTGGCGTCTGCTGCTGGACGGCGACGACCAGACGGAACGCTGGCGGGCCCTGGCCGACGCCTGGGCGCCCAAGACGGACGAGGCGTTCTACGCGTTCAACGACATGCACGCCGTCATGTCGTTCGCGGGCTCCGGTCGCCTCGCCGAGGCCGACCGCCTGATCGCCGACCGGGAGACCTACGTGGCCGCGGACCGCCCCGGCGTCACCAACCACGCCATGACCGCCCGGATCGGCCTGCCCGTGTGCCGGGCCCTCGTGGCGTTCGTGCGCGGGGAGCACGACGCGGTCGTCGACCTGCTGTACCCGATCAGGCATCGCGTCCACGAGTTCGGCGGCAGCCACGCGCAACGCGACGTCGTCCAGCGCACCCTCGTGGAGTCGGCGCTCAGATCGGCCCGCACCGACCTGGCCCGCGTCCTGGTCAGCGAACGCCTCAACCTCCGCCCGACCAGCCCGTTCAACTGGCTCAAGCACGCCGAGGCGGCGGACGCCCTGGGCGACCGGGCCGCGGCGGCCTCGGCCCGGAGCCGCGCAACCGCCCTGCGAGGCCGAGAAGTCGACCGGTAG
- a CDS encoding GntR family transcriptional regulator: protein MGAVTRSTVVDEIADKIAFQIASGRLEAGESLPSIRRMAEEYEINPSTVQLALERLRMAGFVEPRRGVGIVVRDIEMYGGVEIWHYLLRFSSRLPDLTVRTVQEILETLRMFYESSWAKIAADPSAYDPRPVRRALQRLELLAATEDAAPAEVYKCVLHVLRTSSAALGRTVMLSVLNSLGGVMGEVPEVVDALYCRPAEHAWWWGQVVTAWETADTELAASTLALLDDWHAEALGRLRVLLNAAVS from the coding sequence ATGGGAGCCGTGACACGCAGCACCGTCGTCGATGAGATCGCCGACAAGATCGCCTTCCAGATCGCCTCGGGTCGGTTGGAGGCCGGGGAGAGCCTGCCGTCGATCCGGCGGATGGCCGAGGAGTACGAGATCAACCCCTCCACCGTCCAACTGGCGCTGGAGCGGCTGCGCATGGCCGGGTTCGTGGAGCCCCGCCGTGGGGTCGGCATCGTGGTCCGCGACATCGAGATGTACGGCGGGGTCGAGATCTGGCACTACCTGCTGCGGTTCTCCAGCCGCCTCCCCGACCTGACCGTCCGGACCGTCCAGGAGATCCTGGAGACGCTGCGGATGTTCTACGAGTCCTCATGGGCGAAGATCGCGGCGGACCCGTCGGCGTACGACCCGCGTCCGGTGCGGCGGGCGCTGCAGCGGCTGGAGCTGCTGGCGGCCACCGAGGACGCGGCCCCCGCCGAGGTCTACAAGTGCGTGCTGCACGTCCTGCGCACCAGCAGCGCCGCGCTCGGCCGCACGGTCATGCTGTCCGTCCTCAACTCGCTCGGCGGCGTCATGGGCGAGGTCCCCGAGGTCGTCGACGCCCTGTACTGCAGGCCGGCCGAGCACGCGTGGTGGTGGGGGCAGGTCGTCACCGCGTGGGAGACGGCCGACACCGAACTGGCCGCCTCGACCCTGGCGCTGCTGGACGACTGGCACGCCGAGGCCCTGGGCCGGTTGCGGGTCCTGCTGAACGCCGCCGTCTCCTGA
- a CDS encoding pyridoxamine 5'-phosphate oxidase family protein, with protein MTGAPPRGREERLRDTRARLEGDVDLWVATSGSPDGAHLVPLSYLWDGTALLISTPRSSVTARNLLTDGRVRLGLGPTRDVVMVGGTAEPVDLAALAPETGDAFATKTGFDPRELDEPYQYFLIRPQRIQAWREANELPGRDLMRDGHWLT; from the coding sequence ATGACCGGCGCGCCGCCGCGAGGGCGTGAGGAGAGGCTGCGCGACACCCGTGCAAGGCTGGAAGGCGACGTCGATCTCTGGGTGGCGACGTCGGGCTCCCCGGACGGCGCCCACCTCGTCCCGCTCTCGTACCTCTGGGACGGGACCGCGCTCCTCATCTCGACACCCCGCTCCTCCGTCACCGCCCGCAACCTGCTGACGGACGGCCGGGTACGACTCGGTCTCGGACCGACCCGCGACGTCGTCATGGTCGGCGGCACCGCCGAGCCCGTGGACCTCGCCGCCCTCGCTCCCGAGACGGGCGACGCGTTCGCGACCAAGACCGGCTTCGACCCGCGCGAACTCGACGAGCCCTACCAGTACTTCCTGATCCGCCCGCAACGCATCCAGGCTTGGCGCGAGGCGAACGAGCTGCCCGGACGCGACCTCATGCGGGACGGCCACTGGCTCACCTGA
- a CDS encoding CmpA/NrtA family ABC transporter substrate-binding protein, producing MNNDFGRRSFLRMAGGAAAAASIGGALTACGSDSGGSGGGRKVKLGFIALTDCASLVMAKELGYFAERGLDVQLIKQANWAATRDNLLNGQIDGAHCLFGMPFSVATKIGGNGSTDLKIAMILNNNGQAITLKKEFARAGDAGRAGRADLAAAKALLEQGPTTLAMTFPGGTHDVWLRYWLKATGADLSKAKIITIPPPQMVANMKVGTMDGYCVGEPWGAVAVQQGIGFTHLTTQDLWTHHPEKALVVNAAFAAKQDVLADVMGAVLKASKWLDDLGNRPKAAETIGKPNYVNAPAKDIESRLLGKYTMGGGLPDRAYTGDQMVFHRDGGTNLPRASYGIWFMAQYQRFGLLESAPDYKRITDAIILSDLYKQVAAKEGVAVPDDDMKPFEVKLDKAEFDPKRPELEVKRA from the coding sequence ATGAACAACGATTTCGGCCGCAGGTCCTTTCTGCGCATGGCGGGCGGTGCCGCCGCGGCGGCCTCCATCGGCGGGGCGCTGACGGCCTGCGGCTCCGACTCCGGCGGGTCGGGCGGCGGACGGAAGGTCAAGCTCGGCTTCATCGCCCTGACCGACTGCGCCTCCCTGGTGATGGCGAAGGAGCTCGGCTATTTCGCCGAACGCGGGCTGGACGTTCAGCTCATCAAACAGGCGAACTGGGCGGCGACCCGCGACAATCTGCTCAACGGCCAGATCGACGGCGCGCACTGTCTGTTCGGCATGCCGTTCTCGGTGGCGACGAAGATCGGCGGGAACGGGTCGACCGACCTCAAGATCGCCATGATCCTCAACAACAACGGTCAGGCGATCACCCTCAAGAAGGAGTTCGCCCGTGCCGGCGACGCCGGCCGTGCCGGCCGTGCCGATCTGGCCGCCGCGAAGGCGCTGCTGGAACAGGGGCCGACCACGCTGGCGATGACCTTCCCCGGCGGCACCCACGACGTCTGGCTGCGCTATTGGCTGAAGGCGACCGGGGCGGACCTCTCCAAGGCGAAGATCATCACGATTCCGCCGCCGCAGATGGTCGCCAACATGAAGGTCGGCACCATGGACGGCTACTGCGTCGGCGAGCCCTGGGGCGCGGTCGCGGTGCAGCAGGGGATCGGCTTCACCCACCTCACCACCCAGGACCTCTGGACGCACCACCCGGAGAAGGCCCTGGTGGTCAACGCGGCGTTCGCGGCGAAGCAGGACGTGCTGGCCGACGTGATGGGCGCGGTGCTCAAGGCGTCCAAGTGGCTGGACGACCTCGGCAACCGGCCCAAGGCCGCCGAGACCATCGGCAAGCCCAACTACGTGAACGCCCCGGCCAAGGACATCGAGTCGCGGCTGCTCGGCAAGTACACGATGGGCGGCGGCCTGCCCGACCGGGCCTACACCGGCGACCAGATGGTCTTCCACCGCGACGGCGGGACCAACCTGCCGCGCGCCTCGTACGGGATCTGGTTCATGGCCCAGTACCAGCGGTTCGGGCTGCTCGAGTCCGCGCCGGACTACAAGAGGATCACCGACGCGATCATCCTGAGCGACCTCTACAAGCAGGTCGCGGCCAAGGAGGGTGTCGCCGTTCCGGACGACGACATGAAGCCCTTCGAGGTCAAGCTCGACAAGGCCGAGTTCGACCCGAAGAGGCCGGAGCTGGAGGTGAAGCGCGCATGA
- a CDS encoding helix-turn-helix transcriptional regulator — MCHPSWARARTAAQRLSDFARLRRVRDRIDREYAQPLNVEALARGADMAAGHLSRQFRAAYGESPYAYLMTRRIERATTLLLRRGDLSVTEVCFAVGCSSPSAFSTRFTELVGMPPGAYRRRVAGATRTPMNPHGDWRRHDRRAAARA, encoded by the coding sequence ATGTGTCACCCCTCGTGGGCGCGCGCGCGTACCGCGGCGCAGCGCCTGAGCGACTTCGCGCGGCTGCGCCGCGTTCGCGACCGGATCGACCGGGAGTACGCGCAGCCGCTGAACGTCGAGGCGCTCGCCCGGGGCGCGGACATGGCCGCCGGGCACCTCAGCCGTCAGTTCCGGGCGGCCTACGGTGAGTCGCCGTACGCGTACCTGATGACACGTCGCATCGAGCGCGCGACGACGCTGCTGCTGCGGCGTGGCGACCTCAGCGTCACCGAGGTCTGCTTCGCGGTCGGCTGCTCATCGCCGAGCGCCTTCAGCACGCGCTTCACCGAGTTGGTCGGCATGCCGCCCGGCGCCTACCGCCGCCGAGTGGCGGGGGCCACGCGCACCCCGATGAATCCACACGGTGACTGGAGGAGGCATGACCGGCGCGCCGCCGCGAGGGCGTGA
- a CDS encoding ABC transporter ATP-binding protein: protein MSAIEIRDLHKSFTSQSVLRGVDLDIAEGEFVTFIGHSGCGKSTLLNVVGGLLKADRGTVLVNGVAVTGPGPERAMVFQSYSLLPRLSLVSNVREAVRSARRDWSREVVDEHVERYLTAVGLWPHKDKKPGQVSGGMAQRAAVARAFAVSPRTLLLDEPFGALDALTRARLQEQLIHLWESESDTETVLMVTHGLDEAILLADRVVVMSNPPHPSVRAVIDVPIPRPRDRSSIVNHPAYAQIQARLEDLLMSDRTAVA from the coding sequence ATGAGCGCGATCGAGATCCGCGACCTCCACAAGAGCTTCACGTCCCAGTCGGTGCTGCGCGGGGTCGACCTGGACATCGCCGAGGGCGAGTTCGTCACCTTCATCGGGCACTCCGGCTGCGGCAAGTCGACCCTGCTCAACGTGGTCGGCGGGCTGCTCAAGGCCGACCGCGGCACCGTGCTGGTGAACGGTGTCGCGGTCACCGGGCCGGGCCCGGAGCGGGCGATGGTCTTCCAGAGCTACTCGCTGCTGCCCCGCCTCTCCCTGGTGTCCAACGTCCGGGAGGCGGTCCGCTCCGCACGCCGGGACTGGTCGAGGGAGGTCGTGGACGAGCACGTCGAGCGCTACCTGACCGCCGTCGGGCTCTGGCCGCACAAGGACAAGAAGCCCGGCCAGGTCTCCGGCGGCATGGCCCAGCGCGCCGCCGTGGCCCGTGCCTTCGCCGTCAGCCCCCGCACCCTGCTGCTCGACGAGCCGTTCGGCGCGCTGGACGCCCTCACCCGGGCGAGGCTCCAGGAGCAGCTCATCCACCTGTGGGAGAGCGAGTCCGACACCGAGACCGTGCTGATGGTCACCCACGGCCTCGACGAGGCGATCCTGCTGGCCGACCGGGTGGTGGTCATGTCCAACCCGCCGCATCCCTCGGTGCGCGCCGTCATCGACGTCCCGATCCCGCGCCCCCGAGACCGGTCCTCCATCGTCAACCACCCCGCGTACGCGCAGATCCAGGCCCGCCTTGAGGACCTCCTCATGAGCGACAGAACGGCGGTCGCCTGA
- a CDS encoding helix-turn-helix transcriptional regulator: protein MDRRYAEPLDVAALAQVALMSPGHFSRSFRAAFGETPYSYLMTRRIERAKALLRRGDLTVTEVCFEVGCTSLGSFSSRFTELVGESPSAYRARDHRADAAVPACVAKIHTRPVRTGEAKGTPPPLA, encoded by the coding sequence ATGGACCGCAGATACGCGGAGCCGCTGGACGTCGCCGCGCTGGCACAGGTCGCCCTCATGTCTCCGGGCCACTTCTCCCGCAGCTTCCGCGCCGCCTTCGGCGAGACCCCGTACAGCTACCTGATGACGCGTCGGATCGAGCGGGCCAAGGCGCTGCTGCGGCGGGGCGACCTGACGGTGACGGAGGTCTGCTTCGAGGTCGGCTGTACCTCGCTGGGGTCGTTCAGCTCGCGGTTCACCGAGCTGGTCGGCGAGAGCCCGAGCGCGTACCGGGCCCGCGACCATCGCGCGGACGCCGCCGTACCGGCCTGCGTCGCCAAGATCCACACACGACCGGTCAGGACCGGAGAGGCGAAGGGGACTCCGCCGCCCCTCGCATGA